The following nucleotide sequence is from Kosmotoga arenicorallina S304.
AAAAGTGTTATTAAAAAAATCGATTTTGAAAAATATGGTTCTCTGTTTGCTTTTGTTGTGTTATTTATCATTTCCTCTTTCGCAAGCCCATATTTCCTTCAACTCCAAAATATCCTAAATATTTTAAGGCAAGTCTCTTATACGGGAATAATAGCTCTGGGCATGACTTTTGTAATCATAGGCGGTGGTATTGATCTTTCGGTTGGTTCTATGACAGCACTTGTTGGAGGTATTTCAATTCTCTCACTTAATTCGGCGATGAACTTCTTTGGATATGGTTATTGGAATGAAATAATGGCAATTATTGTCGCTGTGATTGTTAGTATTGCCTTAGGTGCTGCTGCAGGGGCTCTCAATGGTGTTGCTATAACTAAAGGTAGAATAGCTCCTTTTATCGTAACTCTCGGTACAATGGCAATTTACAGATCTCTCGCCCTATATATAGGTAAAGCAGGTGTCTTCAGATCAGATAGCTATATGTATCCAGAACTTGGCATGGGTTATTTCCTTGGAGTACCTATACCTGTCTGGGTATTTTTTGGAATGGCAGTTCTGTTCCATATCATTTTGAACTGGACAAGGTATGGACGATATATCTGTGCGGTCGGCTCAAACCAAAAAGTTGCGAGATATTCTGCAATAAAAGTGAATTTTGTTCGTTTTATATCCTATGTAATGGTAGGCGTAACCGTTGGTGTATCCGCTGTTTTCTTGACCTCAAGACTGAATTCCATAAGTTCTACGAATGGTGGTTCGGGATATGAGCTTGATGCGATAGCTGCCGTGATTATCGGTGGCACCCCTATGACAGGGGGTAGCGGAACAATATTCGGGACGGTAATCGGCGCTATTATCCTCGGAATGATAAACAATATGCTTAACATGTTAGGCGTATCACCTTATTTACAGGGAACTGTAAAGGGTATAGTCATCATTGGTGCTGTGTTGATACAGAGAAAAAGGTCCCAATAACTTGCCCATTAGGGCTATTATGGAGGTGGGGAAACATGAAACGTTTTTTGGTGGTGTTACTCGCAGTGTTGCTAGTTGCATCAATAGGCATGGCAAAAGACAAGATCAAAATCGGTGTATCAATCCCTTCTGCTGATCATGGGTGGACAGGTGGCATCGTTTGGTGGGCTCAGAAGGCAATAGCAGACTGGGAAGCAAAAGATCCAGATATTGAATTCTTCCTTGTGACTGCTGATTCCCCTGCCAAACAGGTCGGAGACGTTGAAGACCTTATGGTTAAAGGTATCGATGCACTTGTTATTCTTGCCCATGATTCAGAACCCCTCACACCAATAGTTGAAAGGGTTCACAACAAGGGAATACTCGTTGTATCAGTTGACAGAGGCCTTACAAAGCCTGTTGAGGATATCTACATCGCTGGTGACAATCCTGGCCTTGGGAGAGTTTCTGCTGAATGGCTTGCCAAG
It contains:
- a CDS encoding ABC transporter permease; translation: MSAKSVIKKIDFEKYGSLFAFVVLFIISSFASPYFLQLQNILNILRQVSYTGIIALGMTFVIIGGGIDLSVGSMTALVGGISILSLNSAMNFFGYGYWNEIMAIIVAVIVSIALGAAAGALNGVAITKGRIAPFIVTLGTMAIYRSLALYIGKAGVFRSDSYMYPELGMGYFLGVPIPVWVFFGMAVLFHIILNWTRYGRYICAVGSNQKVARYSAIKVNFVRFISYVMVGVTVGVSAVFLTSRLNSISSTNGGSGYELDAIAAVIIGGTPMTGGSGTIFGTVIGAIILGMINNMLNMLGVSPYLQGTVKGIVIIGAVLIQRKRSQ